In Argonema galeatum A003/A1, one genomic interval encodes:
- a CDS encoding Uma2 family endonuclease — protein sequence MITNTLKKLTFEDFLEQCPEDGIYELVNGEIVQMEPIRAHKNVARFLVKSFDREIDRLGLDYILDNDIIIRTVTADGKEQGRNPDVSVVSQSLWNSKVTAYGAITEPLQLAVEVTSSNWDDDYVDKLDEYQRLGIAEYWIVDYLAIASRAYLGNPKVPTVFVYQLVEGQYQAKSYRSNHRIISPTFAELELTVEQIVQSSQIRKLA from the coding sequence ATGATTACAAACACTCTAAAAAAGCTGACTTTTGAGGATTTTCTCGAACAGTGTCCTGAAGATGGAATCTACGAACTGGTAAATGGGGAAATTGTACAGATGGAACCAATAAGAGCGCATAAAAATGTGGCGCGATTTCTAGTCAAGTCTTTTGACAGAGAAATCGATCGCTTGGGACTTGACTATATTCTTGACAACGATATAATTATAAGAACGGTGACTGCTGATGGGAAAGAACAAGGTAGAAACCCAGATGTTAGCGTAGTTAGTCAATCCCTGTGGAACTCAAAAGTTACCGCCTACGGTGCTATTACAGAACCTCTTCAATTAGCAGTGGAAGTAACTTCGAGTAACTGGGATGATGACTATGTAGATAAACTCGATGAGTATCAACGTTTGGGCATTGCTGAATATTGGATTGTAGATTATTTAGCTATAGCTTCCAGAGCTTATCTAGGCAATCCAAAAGTTCCTACAGTTTTCGTTTATCAATTGGTTGAAGGTCAATATCAAGCCAAATCTTATAGAAGCAATCACCGCATTATCTCCCCTACTTTTGCAGAATTAGAGTTAACTGTTGAGCAGATTGTACAAAGCAGTCAGATCCGAAAACTCGCTTAA
- a CDS encoding calcium-binding protein codes for MPLITLTAGNDTFTGGAPGDTILGLGGNDTITAIAGGVIFSGNQGDDNLQSFVAGNTLFGGQGGDTLKSGSNSLLYGDKGKDSLQAIFGDTMYGGEDDDILVGAASSILYGEAGKDTLIGAATATLYGGEGNDSLKGAGTGYLSGDEGNDTLEGLAADTLLGGDGNDSLLAKASGILANGNAGNDMLVVGDNVTGATLFGGKDNDTLMGKGGSALYGQKGSDSLVGFSQGGKSDTLIGGEDGDTLIGTADADLLFGGSTITGGADTGDGADFISGKAGTDTIYGGDGGDTVDGGTGADTIFGGAGDDSLFGGVGGEADSIIGGEGSDTLIGWGGNDTLIGGEGADYFVFSGGTFATSLVSPDTGSINNFGELGLDSIIGFEVGIDKIVLDGNGTAAGFTTPGNGLFTALFVTNAPGVSVVTGSDNASAEIAQGLIVYNKDTGKLYYNENGQNGGFGTGNQFATLDTGLNISSGDFIIV; via the coding sequence ATGCCTTTAATTACACTTACGGCAGGAAACGATACTTTTACTGGCGGTGCCCCTGGGGACACCATATTAGGACTGGGAGGAAATGACACCATCACGGCTATTGCTGGGGGTGTCATATTTAGCGGTAACCAAGGGGATGATAACCTTCAGTCCTTCGTTGCTGGCAATACCCTCTTCGGCGGTCAGGGTGGTGACACTTTGAAAAGTGGTTCTAATAGCCTCTTATACGGAGATAAGGGCAAGGACAGCCTACAAGCTATTTTTGGCGATACCATGTACGGCGGTGAAGATGACGACATCCTGGTGGGAGCGGCATCATCCATCCTGTACGGCGAAGCTGGTAAAGATACCCTGATCGGTGCGGCAACTGCCACCCTGTACGGCGGTGAGGGTAACGATAGCCTCAAAGGTGCGGGTACTGGTTACTTGTCTGGTGATGAAGGCAACGATACCCTCGAAGGACTGGCTGCCGATACACTGCTGGGCGGTGATGGCAATGACAGTCTCCTTGCTAAGGCAAGCGGTATCCTCGCCAACGGCAACGCAGGAAACGATATGCTTGTGGTTGGTGATAACGTAACGGGCGCTACCCTTTTTGGCGGCAAAGACAACGATACCCTTATGGGTAAGGGTGGCAGCGCTTTGTACGGCCAGAAGGGCAGCGACTCTTTAGTAGGGTTTTCGCAAGGTGGTAAAAGCGATACCCTGATTGGTGGTGAAGACGGCGACACCCTCATAGGTACCGCCGACGCTGATTTACTCTTTGGTGGCTCTACAATTACGGGAGGAGCTGACACTGGGGATGGCGCTGACTTCATCAGTGGCAAAGCTGGTACTGATACCATATACGGTGGAGATGGTGGTGACACAGTAGACGGGGGAACTGGTGCTGACACCATTTTTGGCGGCGCTGGCGATGACAGCCTCTTTGGTGGTGTTGGTGGTGAAGCTGACTCCATAATTGGTGGAGAAGGTAGCGATACCCTGATTGGTTGGGGTGGCAATGACACCCTGATTGGTGGAGAAGGTGCCGATTACTTCGTGTTTTCTGGCGGTACATTCGCAACGAGCCTAGTATCACCAGATACGGGATCGATCAACAACTTTGGCGAACTGGGCCTGGATAGCATCATAGGCTTTGAAGTAGGAATAGACAAGATCGTCCTGGATGGTAATGGTACTGCAGCCGGTTTTACAACTCCAGGTAATGGCCTATTTACTGCCTTGTTTGTGACGAATGCCCCAGGAGTTTCAGTAGTCACCGGCAGCGACAATGCTTCAGCTGAGATAGCTCAAGGCTTGATTGTCTATAACAAGGACACTGGTAAACTCTACTACAATGAAAATGGTCAAAATGGAGGTTTTGGTACTGGTAACCAGTTTGCTACCTTAGATACTGGCTTAAACATTTCCTCCGGCGACTTCATCATCGTCTAG